The Halobacillus amylolyticus nucleotide sequence TTCGGCCCCACCATTTACGCACTTTGCTGTTCGTAAAGTCCGGGAATGCACTGTTTCCCGGCCAGACGTCACCAAAGAAGATATTTCCCTCAAGGTATTTGCAAAAAAGATCACCGAGAATACCATCTGAATAAATAGCATATTCCGGGTCTTCTTTTACGCCCGGATCAACGATTGGAACGGTTCGAATCCCTTTGACTTTCAAGTCCTGAATCATCTTTCCCGGTGTCGGGAAACGTCCGTGATCAAATGTAAAGACACGATAGCCGTCCATATAATGGATATCCAAATAAATCGCATCAAGTGGGATCCCTTTTTCAAGAAACGTATTGGCAAGCTCCCTTACTTCTTTTTCGGTTTCATAGCTATATCGTGATTGATGATAACCGAGTGACCATTTTGGAGGGAGCGGCATTCTTCCGGTCAAATCAGTATATTGTTCAACTACGTCCTTCGGTGTTGGGCCCGCAAGGATATAGTAGTCGATCTGTCCGCCGTCAGCAGAGAATGAGTAAGTATTCTTTCCCGTTTTCATGTCGAAAACGGTTTTAAACGTGTTATCAAAATAAATACCGTGGGCTTTGCCGTCCCTTAGTGTCATAAAGTAAGGGATCGATTCATAGAGCGCATTCGTTTCGGGATTATGCGGAGCATAAACATCGGAATTCCACATTGTATACTTTTCACCGCGCTTATCAAGAAAACCGGCTTTTTCACCAAAGCCGTAAAAGTGATCGTTTTCGCTCATTTTTTTGAAACAAATCACTTCTTTGTTTTCTTTGTAGACCATCCCCATCTCCGTTTCGAGAACGAGAGGACGGGCATTTGCATCGTAAGCCGAAATTCGAAAAGGCTTTCTTTTTACAACAAGTTTGATGTGGCTGCTGTCAATGGTGATAGAATCTGTTTCTTCATTTACAACAATCTTCACATCTTCAGGTTCTTTCACAAGAGCAAAACTGCTTTTCATCGACGGTTCTTCAAAAGGATTCATCACCACACGGACACTATCCGAACGATAAAACCTTATTTTTACATAACCTTGTTCACCAGTAAACTGAACGTCTTTGCCGCTTTTCTTTACATGCTTAAGGTTTCCGATATCGTGATAAGTTGTGTCTTTTAGTTGATTTTTTTTACCTGGATGAATAGCAAAGCTTGTATCCTGCATTGGTGTCCTCCTATCCTGGCTCTTATCATATTCATTCTATTTTACGAGTATGTTTCCTGTCTGTATTAACCTTTCGTTCCGCCGGCTGTTAATCCTGAAATCAAGTAGCGTTGCAGTGACAGGAACAATAGTGAAATCGGAATGGCGATTAACACAGAACCTGCCGCAAATTTCGTAAATTCAGCTCCGAAGTCATTGGCTACTAATTCATAAAGACCAACTGCTAGTGTAAACTTTTCATCAGATGACAAAATAATCCCAGCAAGAATGAAGTCAGTAAACGGTGTGATGAAGCTAAACAGTGCAACGACAGCAAGAATCGGCTTCGCAAGCGGTAGAACAATTTGCCAAAAGATTCTTAAATGCCCGGCTCCGTCCATTCTTGCTGACTCGTCTAACTCTTTTGGAATTGTGTCAAAGTAACCTTTAGCAAGCCATGTGTTCATCGGTAACAGACCACCGACATAAATTAATATCAGTGCTAAGTGGGTATCAAGCAACCCGGTGACTAACGCCAATACATAGATAGCGATTAACGCAGCAAAGTTAGGGATCATTTGTAAAATCAAAAATGTCATTAACCCATACTTGCGGCCCAAAAAGCGATACCTTGAAAAGGAATAAGCCATTAAGGAAATCATCGTTACTGCCACAACCATCGTAATGCTGCATATTTTCACCGTGTTCCAGTACCAAAGCAAGTAATTACTTTCTTCAAGATTAAACAGTTCCTTATAATGCACAAGCGTTGCATCCTCTGGTATCATCGATGCACCTGATAAACTATTCCCGGGGTTCAGCGAGGAGCCAATAATCCAGATGACCGGATATAAAATAATCGCAATGACCGTGAAAATAATAACGTAAGACAACGTAAGTCGAATGATATTTTGAGTTTTTATATTCATATTACATCATATCCTCTTCTTGGAATGACTTCGTTCTCTTAAACTGCCATAAAGCAACCGATATGACAATTAGTGAAAGAATCATCGTAATCGCAGCTGCTTTCGCATATTGTGCAGATTCCAATGTCAAGGAATAAATCCAAGAAATTAAAATGTCTGTTGAGCCGGCAGTCGACCCAGGAACAGCAGGTCCCCCGCCGTTAAATAGGAATATTACGTTAAAATTATTAAAGTTAAACGTATACTGCGTAATGATAATAGGCGCGGTGGCAAACAGTATCATCGGCAATGTAATATTGCGAAATTTGTGCCACATTGAGGCACCATCCATGGTTGCCGCTTCATACAATTCATCGGGAATCGACTGCAGTACACCTGTTGTCATGGCAAAAATGAACGGAAAGCCCAGCCACGTTTGGATCATAATCAATGCAACCTTTGTCCAAAATGGGTCCAGCAGCCACTCGATTGGCCCAATCCCTAAAGGCTCCAAAAGTTGGTTGTTGATCGCTCCGAACGTACCGTTGAACATTCCGGCAAAAACGAGAATTGATACAAAGGCTGGAATCGCCCAAGGCAAGATGAATAGCGTACGAATGGACCTCTTAAACTTCAAATCTTTCTGATTCATTAGTACGGCTAAAAAGATGCCGACCACAACTTGGAGCGTTGTGGCACATAATGTCCAGATAATCGTCCAAGAAAATACATCGATAAACGTCTCGCGCCAAAGGTCAAGTTTGAATATATCAATAAAGTTTTGAAAGCCCACCCAATTGACTAAATTGGCAGGGGAGAATGATACAAGTCATAATTCGTAAATGAGAGCAATATGACGAAAAGGATCGGAAAGATAACAACAAAAACCAATAAGAAAAAACCTGGTGACAACATCAAATATGGAAAACCCGTATCCACAACATTTCGGTATTGTTCTGAAAGTGACCCTAGTCTGATTCCCATGTCCCTTCTCTTACCGCTTTTATAAGCATCTATTAAATTGTAGGCATAGATACCAAGCCCGAACATGAGCACAATGAGCGCAATGATCCCTTTGACTAAAAGGAAAATTGAGTGATCTCGCGGGGTCTCTGTACCTAACGTGACTAATCCCCACAGCCCTATATCGAAAAGATCTCGGAATACAACGATAAAGGAAATGGCGATAATGAGGAGAACCGAACCTTTAACAAATTGACGATTATACATCTGACCCAAGCCTGGAATGACAGATAAAGCTAAAGCTGTCTTTCGTCGTTTCGTGCTGTTCGTATTTTCATCCATAAACACCAACGATCTCCTTTCCACCTAACTTCACTCGATAAAGTGAGAAGCAGCACCTCACCTTTGAGGTACCGCTTTTTATTTTTTAATATGTT carries:
- a CDS encoding sugar ABC transporter permease, whose amino-acid sequence is MNIKTQNIIRLTLSYVIIFTVIAIILYPVIWIIGSSLNPGNSLSGASMIPEDATLVHYKELFNLEESNYLLWYWNTVKICSITMVVAVTMISLMAYSFSRYRFLGRKYGLMTFLILQMIPNFAALIAIYVLALVTGLLDTHLALILIYVGGLLPMNTWLAKGYFDTIPKELDESARMDGAGHLRIFWQIVLPLAKPILAVVALFSFITPFTDFILAGIILSSDEKFTLAVGLYELVANDFGAEFTKFAAGSVLIAIPISLLFLSLQRYLISGLTAGGTKG